A genomic stretch from Gemmatimonadaceae bacterium includes:
- a CDS encoding VTT domain-containing protein, with product MHQGIPGSIGPNTATAPFKPHLVQLLSEFFNRLRDLPALVQWAGYVGLTIIIFAETGLLVGFFLPGDSLLVTAGLLASQADFGLNVWLLGAILNVAAIVGNSVGYQIGKAAGPRIFTREDSLLFNKAHLLRAHAFYEKHGGKTIIMAQFMPIVRTFVPVVAGVGEMSYRSFVTYNVIGAIAWIWSMLLTGFLLGRFLPGVAQHIEKVILVVIFLSILPGIISWFRERAKKSAR from the coding sequence ATGCACCAGGGGATCCCCGGGTCGATCGGGCCGAACACGGCCACCGCGCCTTTCAAACCTCACCTCGTGCAGCTGCTCTCAGAGTTCTTCAACCGTCTTCGTGATTTGCCCGCGCTGGTCCAGTGGGCCGGCTACGTCGGACTGACCATCATCATCTTCGCGGAGACGGGCCTGCTGGTCGGGTTCTTCCTCCCCGGCGATTCACTCCTGGTGACGGCGGGCCTGCTCGCATCGCAGGCCGATTTCGGCCTGAACGTGTGGCTGCTGGGTGCTATCTTGAATGTTGCCGCCATTGTGGGCAACTCCGTGGGTTACCAGATCGGCAAGGCCGCCGGTCCCCGCATCTTCACGCGCGAGGACAGCCTGCTGTTCAACAAGGCGCATCTGCTGCGCGCGCATGCGTTCTACGAGAAACACGGTGGCAAGACCATTATCATGGCGCAGTTCATGCCGATCGTGCGCACCTTCGTCCCGGTCGTGGCGGGGGTAGGCGAAATGTCCTACCGCTCTTTCGTGACCTACAATGTGATTGGCGCCATCGCCTGGATCTGGAGCATGCTGCTTACCGGTTTCCTGCTCGGACGATTCCTTCCGGGGGTGGCACAGCACATCGAGAAAGTGATTCTGGTCGTCATCTTTCTCTCGATTCTGCCGGGTATCATCAGTTGGTTTCGCGAACGCGCCAAGAAGTCTGCCCGATAG
- a CDS encoding S9 family peptidase → MRTPLILRLQVATTVAVAAMLCWPTTGQGQGASAASAASSSNANPYTRVSPWTPPPPPAGKKAITQDTYDEWRTISGSSLSNDGKWAVYTVSPVVGEGDLIVRSTSSATEYRVPRGYTGRPQLQASADSAAQFSAAAAQVSADSRFVVFTAYASRTDVERARSRRGTPAPRNGMGIVNLADGIVTRVPAVRSYRLARNGGRYLAYLLEDTTAQRPGQNGAAPATGQAVRDTTRPAAPRRETGTTLVLRELATGTEVRIDGVTNYTFDENEKWLGYTVTTRDGKGDGAYVRLLTGGAVTTLLAGRASYRGFAFDRKGEQVVFLSDVGDSTSRPKFSVYHASLVPAKGKAAAPIAARRIVAGTEAPEGLLIAERGRVDFTREGNAVLFALANVPMDSIPADSLADKAIYDLWHWQDTKIQPQQKLDAARDRNRTYLAVYHLSTGKWTRLANDSLQVTLSDDAKRALAVNSVEYAIPQFWGERGADVYLIDPMTGAKTLVAKKLRGQTQLSPGGSYVTWFDDGQWYAYATATGKKVSLTAAISSVKFQDEEFDSPDIPPPYGLGGWTTGDKRVLVYDRFDVWEVDPSGMVAARNLTDGEGRRAGLTFRVINLDREDRFLDPAEPVLLRAVDSLTKASGFYRDRLGVDSKPERIVMADRNFGNPQKARNAEQYLITQSTYREFPDLWTGGSLAGTSKISNANPQESQYPRGTVELVSWLNGDGIPLRGLLYKPENFDASKQWPMVVYFYEKLTDGLHSYVAPTGRNVVNPQVYNALGYLVFEPDIIYTDGQPGPSAAKAIIPGVQALIGKGFVDPKRVGITGQSWGGYQSAYLITVTNMFAAAVPNATVVNMTSAYGGIRWGSGLARAFQYEHTQSRIGGSLWEFPERFVENSPLFRLDRVTTPVLFMANDNDGAVPWYQGIEFYVGMRRLQKEAYMVTYNGDDHNPTKRANQKDIDKKMQEFFATKLLGAPPASWMVRGIPFLEKGRDQVRPTTTPATGTTNVRGPGGN, encoded by the coding sequence ATGCGCACTCCGTTGATCCTCCGCCTGCAGGTTGCGACCACGGTCGCTGTGGCAGCCATGCTCTGCTGGCCGACGACAGGACAGGGCCAGGGGGCGAGTGCGGCGTCGGCCGCCTCGTCGTCCAACGCCAATCCGTATACGCGTGTGTCTCCGTGGACGCCGCCGCCGCCGCCGGCGGGGAAGAAGGCGATCACGCAGGACACGTATGACGAATGGCGCACGATCTCGGGATCGTCGTTGTCCAACGACGGCAAGTGGGCGGTCTATACGGTGAGCCCCGTCGTTGGTGAAGGCGATCTGATCGTGCGGTCCACCAGCAGTGCCACCGAGTATCGCGTGCCGCGAGGGTATACCGGGCGCCCGCAACTGCAGGCCTCGGCCGATTCCGCCGCGCAGTTTTCCGCCGCCGCCGCGCAGGTCAGCGCCGACAGCCGCTTTGTGGTGTTCACCGCGTATGCGTCGCGCACCGACGTCGAACGCGCACGGTCCCGTCGGGGCACTCCGGCGCCGCGCAACGGCATGGGGATCGTCAATCTCGCCGATGGGATCGTGACCCGCGTACCTGCGGTACGCTCGTATCGTCTGGCGCGAAATGGCGGTCGCTATCTCGCCTATCTCTTGGAAGACACCACGGCGCAGCGACCGGGGCAGAACGGTGCCGCGCCGGCGACGGGACAGGCGGTCCGTGACACGACACGTCCCGCCGCGCCTCGGCGGGAGACCGGCACGACACTCGTGTTGCGCGAGCTGGCCACCGGCACCGAGGTGCGCATCGATGGGGTGACCAACTACACGTTTGACGAGAACGAGAAGTGGCTGGGCTATACCGTGACCACGCGCGACGGCAAGGGAGATGGCGCCTACGTCCGCCTGCTCACCGGGGGCGCGGTCACGACGCTGCTCGCCGGACGCGCCTCGTATCGTGGTTTCGCGTTCGATCGCAAAGGCGAACAGGTGGTGTTTCTGTCCGACGTGGGCGACAGCACGTCTCGCCCCAAGTTCTCGGTGTATCACGCGTCGTTGGTGCCAGCCAAGGGCAAGGCAGCGGCCCCGATTGCGGCGCGGCGGATTGTTGCCGGGACGGAAGCGCCGGAGGGATTGTTGATCGCCGAGCGTGGTCGGGTGGATTTCACGCGCGAAGGCAATGCCGTGCTGTTCGCGCTGGCGAATGTGCCGATGGACTCCATTCCGGCCGACTCGCTGGCCGACAAGGCCATCTACGATCTGTGGCACTGGCAGGACACCAAGATCCAGCCGCAACAGAAGCTTGACGCGGCGCGCGATCGCAATCGCACGTATCTCGCCGTCTACCACCTGTCGACCGGCAAGTGGACGCGATTGGCGAACGATTCGTTGCAGGTCACGCTGAGCGATGATGCGAAGCGCGCGCTCGCCGTGAACAGCGTCGAGTACGCCATTCCGCAGTTCTGGGGTGAGCGAGGTGCCGATGTGTACCTGATCGATCCGATGACCGGTGCCAAAACACTGGTCGCGAAGAAGCTGCGTGGTCAGACGCAGCTGTCGCCCGGCGGGAGTTACGTCACGTGGTTTGATGACGGGCAGTGGTACGCGTACGCCACGGCCACCGGCAAGAAGGTCAGCCTGACGGCGGCCATCTCGAGCGTGAAGTTTCAGGACGAGGAATTCGATTCTCCCGACATTCCACCACCATATGGGTTGGGCGGATGGACCACCGGCGACAAGCGGGTGCTGGTGTACGATCGATTCGATGTATGGGAAGTCGATCCGTCCGGCATGGTCGCGGCCAGAAACCTCACCGATGGCGAGGGTCGACGGGCTGGTCTGACATTTCGAGTGATCAACCTGGATCGGGAGGATCGATTCCTCGATCCGGCGGAGCCGGTGCTGCTGCGCGCCGTGGATTCGTTGACGAAGGCCTCGGGCTTCTATCGGGATCGCCTTGGCGTGGACAGCAAGCCGGAGCGCATCGTTATGGCGGATCGGAATTTCGGCAACCCGCAGAAGGCGCGGAACGCTGAGCAGTATCTGATCACGCAGTCCACGTATCGGGAATTCCCGGACCTGTGGACGGGCGGTTCGCTGGCCGGCACGTCGAAGATCTCGAACGCCAATCCGCAGGAGTCGCAGTACCCCCGAGGCACGGTGGAACTGGTGTCGTGGCTCAACGGCGATGGCATTCCGCTGCGCGGGTTGCTGTACAAACCGGAGAATTTCGATGCGTCGAAGCAGTGGCCGATGGTGGTGTACTTCTACGAAAAGCTCACCGACGGACTGCACAGCTATGTGGCGCCGACGGGACGCAATGTGGTGAATCCGCAAGTCTACAACGCGCTTGGCTACCTCGTGTTCGAACCGGATATCATCTACACCGACGGCCAGCCCGGTCCAAGCGCGGCGAAAGCCATCATTCCGGGCGTGCAGGCGCTGATTGGCAAGGGCTTCGTCGATCCGAAGCGCGTGGGCATCACGGGCCAGTCATGGGGCGGCTATCAGTCGGCGTATCTGATTACCGTGACGAACATGTTCGCGGCGGCCGTGCCCAACGCGACCGTAGTGAACATGACCAGCGCCTACGGCGGCATTCGTTGGGGGTCGGGGCTGGCGCGCGCGTTCCAGTACGAGCACACGCAGAGTCGCATTGGCGGGTCGCTATGGGAGTTCCCCGAGCGGTTTGTCGAGAACTCGCCCTTGTTCCGCCTGGATCGCGTGACAACCCCCGTGCTGTTCATGGCCAATGACAACGATGGCGCGGTGCCTTGGTATCAGGGAATCGAGTTCTACGTGGGGATGCGTCGCCTGCAGAAGGAGGCGTACATGGTGACGTACAATGGTGATGACCACAACCCGACCAAGCGCGCCAACCAGAAGGACATCGACAAGAAGATGCAGGAGTTCTTTGCGACGAAACTTCTGGGGGCCCCACCCGCGTCATGGATGGTGCGCGGTATTCCGTTCCTGGAGAAAGGGCGGGACCAGGTGCGCCCAACGACCACTCCCGCCACGGGCACCACGAACGTGCGCGGACCCGGAGGCAACTGA
- a CDS encoding TIGR00266 family protein: MAADEIDYQIIGDDLQAVIITLDPGEAVYAEAGGMMFMREGITMATTLDPNAKSGSMFDKLIGAGKRVLSGDSFFVTLFGNSGARRADVAFAAPYPGKIVPLNLRDWGGTVMAQKDSFLCAARGIDITVAFTRKIGAGFFGGEGFILQKLQGDGLAFLHASGTLHAIDLAAGEKLRVDTGCLVAFQPTVEYDIQRVPGIKTALFGGEGLFFVQLTGPGRVILQTLPFSRLADRIIAAAPRAGGSRREEGSVLGALGGLLGGDR; the protein is encoded by the coding sequence ATGGCGGCGGACGAGATCGACTACCAGATCATTGGCGATGACCTGCAGGCGGTGATCATCACGCTGGACCCCGGCGAGGCGGTGTACGCCGAAGCCGGCGGCATGATGTTCATGCGCGAAGGCATCACGATGGCCACCACGCTCGACCCGAACGCCAAGAGCGGGTCGATGTTCGACAAGCTGATCGGCGCGGGCAAGCGCGTCCTGTCGGGCGATTCGTTCTTTGTCACATTGTTCGGGAACAGCGGCGCGCGCCGAGCCGATGTGGCGTTTGCCGCGCCCTATCCGGGCAAGATCGTTCCGCTGAACCTGCGCGACTGGGGCGGCACGGTGATGGCGCAGAAGGACAGCTTTTTGTGCGCCGCGCGCGGCATCGACATCACGGTGGCCTTTACGCGAAAGATCGGAGCCGGATTCTTTGGAGGCGAAGGGTTCATCCTGCAGAAACTGCAGGGCGACGGACTGGCGTTCCTGCATGCGTCGGGCACGTTGCACGCCATCGATCTGGCCGCCGGCGAGAAGCTCCGCGTCGATACGGGTTGCCTGGTCGCGTTTCAACCGACGGTCGAGTACGACATCCAGCGCGTGCCCGGGATCAAGACCGCACTGTTCGGTGGCGAAGGGTTGTTCTTCGTGCAGCTGACGGGGCCAGGTCGTGTAATCCTGCAGACGTTGCCGTTCTCCCGGCTTGCCGACCGCATTATCGCGGCCGCGCCGCGCGCCGGTGGCAGCCGACGCGAGGAAGGATCGGTCCTGGGCGCTTTGGGCGGCCTGCTGGGTGGCGATCGGTAA
- a CDS encoding ABC transporter permease, which translates to MSSHRDPTDRSVRRDPRFRVGVSLLIVLGVAALVWPWFATRDPNAITDVLARRLTPPLSRDGLGQWHLFGTDAVGRDVTVRLWLAARISLSVGVIGSLLAGAIGVLLGAIAAWHRGLTERVILAFGDALLAVPRLVLLLVTAALWGPGLGVVVSVLALTGWMSVMRLVRAEVLRVRVLPYAEGASALGVRSNRVLWRHVLPNSLGSTVVAITLGVGNAILLESGLSFLGLGIQPPAPSWGNMIAGGREWLLVAPWIALAPGLLLIVTVVSCTLIGDALSGARGSSSAR; encoded by the coding sequence GACCGATCCGTACGGCGTGACCCGCGCTTCCGCGTGGGCGTCAGCCTGCTCATCGTCCTCGGCGTTGCAGCGCTTGTGTGGCCATGGTTCGCAACGCGTGATCCAAACGCCATCACCGACGTGCTGGCGCGTCGATTGACGCCGCCGTTGTCGCGCGATGGACTGGGTCAGTGGCACCTCTTTGGCACCGACGCCGTCGGCCGCGATGTCACCGTACGTCTCTGGCTCGCGGCCCGCATTTCGTTGAGTGTCGGTGTCATCGGGTCTTTGCTGGCCGGCGCCATCGGCGTGCTGTTGGGGGCGATCGCGGCGTGGCATCGGGGACTCACGGAGCGGGTGATCCTGGCATTTGGCGACGCACTGCTTGCGGTGCCACGGCTGGTGTTGCTGCTGGTGACTGCCGCTCTCTGGGGACCCGGTCTTGGCGTCGTGGTGTCGGTGCTCGCGTTGACCGGGTGGATGTCTGTCATGCGGCTGGTGCGAGCCGAAGTGTTGCGAGTTCGCGTGCTGCCGTACGCGGAAGGGGCTTCGGCGCTTGGCGTCCGGTCAAACCGAGTGCTCTGGCGTCACGTGCTGCCCAATTCGCTGGGTAGTACGGTGGTGGCGATCACCCTTGGGGTGGGCAACGCGATCCTGCTGGAGAGCGGGCTGTCTTTTCTCGGACTTGGCATCCAACCGCCGGCGCCGAGTTGGGGGAACATGATCGCGGGAGGACGAGAATGGCTGCTCGTTGCCCCATGGATCGCGCTGGCTCCCGGACTGCTGCTGATCGTCACGGTCGTGTCATGCACACTGATCGGTGATGCGCTGTCAGGGGCGCGTGGATCGTCATCGGCGCGTTGA
- the speA gene encoding biosynthetic arginine decarboxylase: protein MATRTLPELPTPAAPVWSIESARALYNIEGWGAGYFDVNTRGHVIVRPDPDRPQLTLDLKDLARDLEEQGVQLPVLLRFSDILRSRIETLSERFSGAIKEFEYSGGYTTVYPIKVNQQRHVVEEIVKFGKTHGVGLECGSKPELQAVLGLSESTEHLIVCNGYKDHEFMRLALMGQKLGHRVFIVLEQLSELDVLLEVAADLDVTPVCGVRIKLASEGAGRWAQSGGEKSKFGLSSAELIKLIDRLQAEGRLDILKLIHFHLGSQITDIRFIKSGLQEVARFYLEMRRLGVDITHVDVGGGLGIDYDGTNSTNNASVNYSLQEYANDVIYTIAEACRDAELPMPHIISESGRALTAHHALLLVKVIDVESLAEQPIPPLTDDDHSLLHEMFEDWRTITERGAKPRKVLEVFHDASFDKDRARQYFNSGVLDLRGLAKAEVLWLATMNAIYRICAADADTFEDVLPELEAVLVDRYFCNFSLFQSLPDSWAIDQLFPIMPIHRLTEEPLRRGTLQDVTCDSDGKIDRFVGDKKGRPSLELHEFRDGEDYILGIFLTGAYQEILGDLHNLFGDTNAVHVRLNDQGSYEITDLVEGDTVTEVLNYVQFGASQLLATFRRKVNATSSLSREEANAFIADYVAGLEGYTYLEGEAAR, encoded by the coding sequence ATGGCCACTCGTACACTTCCCGAACTTCCCACGCCGGCTGCTCCGGTGTGGTCCATCGAATCTGCCCGCGCCCTGTACAACATCGAAGGATGGGGTGCGGGTTACTTCGACGTGAACACGCGCGGTCATGTCATCGTGCGACCGGACCCTGATCGTCCGCAGCTGACGCTGGATCTCAAGGATCTGGCCCGTGATCTCGAAGAGCAGGGTGTACAGCTTCCCGTGCTGCTGCGCTTCTCCGACATCCTGCGCTCGCGTATTGAAACGCTGAGCGAGCGATTCAGTGGCGCCATCAAGGAATTCGAGTACTCCGGTGGCTATACGACGGTGTATCCGATCAAGGTGAACCAGCAGCGGCATGTGGTGGAGGAGATCGTCAAGTTCGGCAAGACGCATGGTGTGGGACTCGAGTGCGGGTCCAAGCCGGAATTGCAGGCCGTGCTGGGACTGTCGGAGAGCACCGAGCATCTCATTGTCTGCAACGGTTACAAGGATCATGAGTTCATGCGGCTGGCCCTCATGGGCCAGAAGCTTGGCCACCGCGTGTTCATCGTGCTGGAGCAGCTCAGCGAACTGGATGTGCTGCTGGAAGTGGCCGCCGACCTGGATGTCACACCCGTGTGCGGCGTGCGCATCAAGCTGGCCAGCGAAGGTGCGGGACGGTGGGCCCAGAGCGGTGGCGAGAAGAGCAAGTTCGGTCTCAGCTCGGCGGAATTGATCAAGCTCATCGATCGGCTGCAGGCGGAAGGCCGTCTCGACATCCTCAAGCTCATCCACTTCCATCTTGGCAGCCAGATCACCGACATTCGTTTCATCAAGTCGGGACTGCAGGAAGTGGCGAGATTCTACCTGGAGATGCGCCGTTTGGGCGTCGACATCACCCATGTGGATGTGGGCGGCGGCCTCGGCATCGACTACGACGGCACGAACTCCACGAACAACGCGAGTGTCAACTACTCGCTGCAGGAGTACGCGAACGATGTGATTTACACGATCGCGGAGGCGTGTCGCGATGCCGAACTGCCGATGCCGCACATTATCAGCGAGTCCGGTCGGGCGTTGACGGCGCACCACGCGTTGCTGCTGGTGAAGGTCATTGATGTCGAGTCGCTGGCCGAACAACCGATACCGCCACTGACCGACGACGATCACTCGCTGTTGCACGAGATGTTCGAGGATTGGCGCACCATCACCGAGCGCGGCGCCAAGCCACGCAAGGTGCTCGAGGTGTTTCATGACGCATCGTTCGACAAGGATCGCGCGCGCCAGTACTTCAACAGTGGCGTGCTGGATTTGCGTGGACTGGCCAAGGCCGAAGTGTTGTGGCTGGCGACGATGAACGCGATCTACCGCATTTGCGCCGCCGATGCGGACACCTTTGAGGATGTGTTGCCGGAACTGGAGGCGGTGCTGGTTGACCGCTACTTCTGCAACTTCTCGCTGTTCCAGTCGCTGCCGGACAGTTGGGCCATCGATCAGCTGTTCCCCATCATGCCCATCCACCGGCTCACCGAAGAGCCGCTGCGCCGCGGCACGTTGCAGGACGTCACCTGCGACTCCGATGGCAAGATCGACCGATTCGTGGGCGACAAGAAGGGTCGCCCCAGCCTTGAGCTGCATGAGTTCCGGGATGGCGAGGACTATATCCTTGGCATCTTCCTGACCGGGGCGTACCAGGAGATCCTGGGCGATCTGCACAACCTGTTTGGCGACACCAACGCCGTGCACGTGCGTCTCAACGATCAAGGCAGCTACGAGATTACCGACCTTGTGGAAGGCGATACCGTGACCGAGGTTCTCAACTACGTGCAGTTCGGCGCGTCGCAACTCCTGGCGACGTTCCGGCGTAAGGTGAACGCGACATCGTCGTTGTCACGCGAGGAGGCGAACGCTTTCATCGCGGATTACGTCGCCGGGCTGGAAGGGTACACGTACCTGGAAGGCGAAGCGGCGCGGTAG
- a CDS encoding superoxide dismutase, with protein sequence MAHTLPSLPYAPEALEPHIDLQTMQIHHGKHHQAYVTNLNAAIDKAPELAGWSLDDLCRKINEVPDAVRTAVRNNGGGHWNHSLFWQLMAPNAGGEPTGAVADAITKTFGSFATFKEQFQAAGIGRFGSGWAWLVSTNGALSIMSTPNQDNPLMDGKHAILGVDVWEHAYYLKYQNKRADYLKAFWNVVNWAEVAKRYDAK encoded by the coding sequence ATGGCCCACACGCTTCCGTCCCTGCCCTACGCCCCCGAGGCGCTCGAGCCGCACATCGACCTGCAGACCATGCAGATCCACCACGGCAAGCACCACCAGGCGTATGTCACCAACTTGAACGCGGCGATCGACAAGGCCCCCGAGCTCGCCGGCTGGTCACTTGATGATCTCTGCCGCAAGATCAACGAAGTTCCCGACGCGGTGCGAACGGCCGTGCGCAACAACGGCGGCGGACACTGGAATCACTCGTTGTTCTGGCAGTTGATGGCGCCGAACGCCGGGGGCGAGCCCACCGGAGCGGTGGCGGACGCGATTACCAAAACGTTTGGTTCATTCGCCACGTTCAAGGAGCAGTTCCAGGCGGCCGGCATCGGCCGTTTCGGATCAGGGTGGGCCTGGTTGGTTTCCACCAACGGTGCCCTGTCCATCATGAGCACGCCCAATCAGGACAATCCGCTCATGGACGGCAAGCACGCGATCCTCGGCGTGGACGTGTGGGAACACGCCTACTACCTCAAATACCAGAACAAGCGCGCCGATTACCTGAAGGCATTCTGGAACGTGGTGAACTGGGCGGAAGTCGCCAAACGCTACGACGCGAAGTAG
- a CDS encoding YIP1 family protein: protein MTSPEGSLAAPKQGGMFEDLIEVLYAPSKVFDRTRAIKAGKYALVTAIVVAIVVVATKNLLQPWFDAQADLTIKMAAAKGRPMPEGMTSGIRASTAWSIVLGAPLVTLIGPYLNAILILIGAKLMKAPLTYAQAATVAVLGGVPRLLSWVVMPVQAILADGASAKSLMDLSLSPARFVDPMTMPPAVLALLGNLDVFRLWQLALTAIGVAVVARVSKGTGIVVALIMFGISAILQLAPSALM, encoded by the coding sequence GTGACGAGTCCAGAGGGGTCCCTTGCGGCACCGAAACAGGGTGGCATGTTCGAGGATCTGATCGAGGTGCTCTATGCGCCGTCGAAGGTGTTTGATCGAACGCGGGCGATCAAGGCGGGCAAGTATGCGCTCGTGACCGCAATTGTCGTGGCCATTGTGGTCGTGGCGACGAAGAACCTGTTGCAGCCGTGGTTCGATGCGCAGGCCGATCTGACTATCAAGATGGCCGCCGCGAAGGGCCGACCGATGCCGGAAGGGATGACGTCCGGTATCCGTGCGTCGACGGCATGGAGTATCGTGCTTGGCGCGCCGTTGGTGACGCTGATCGGACCGTATCTCAATGCGATCCTGATCCTGATTGGTGCCAAGCTGATGAAGGCCCCACTGACGTATGCGCAGGCCGCGACCGTCGCCGTCTTGGGCGGCGTGCCACGCCTCCTGTCCTGGGTGGTGATGCCCGTGCAGGCCATCCTGGCCGACGGCGCGTCCGCAAAGAGCCTGATGGACTTGTCGCTGAGTCCGGCGCGATTCGTCGATCCGATGACCATGCCACCGGCGGTATTGGCCCTGCTCGGGAATCTGGACGTGTTCCGCCTATGGCAGTTGGCGCTCACCGCGATTGGTGTGGCCGTCGTGGCGCGCGTGTCGAAGGGCACCGGCATCGTGGTGGCGCTCATCATGTTCGGCATCAGCGCGATTCTGCAATTGGCGCCATCGGCGCTCATGTAG